A single window of Argopecten irradians isolate NY unplaced genomic scaffold, Ai_NY scaffold_0308, whole genome shotgun sequence DNA harbors:
- the LOC138312408 gene encoding LOW QUALITY PROTEIN: uncharacterized protein (The sequence of the model RefSeq protein was modified relative to this genomic sequence to represent the inferred CDS: deleted 1 base in 1 codon): protein MAAMMPLLDDDEILLHESEPDKKRRRKHAKEVDAIRKHASMETTSDKAYLSLWDMGGHEAFQSSHTIFISSHGVYLLVFRLTHFLKDNQETDRLKKWIRLIGTFSSGELNAPKFKTHAPPIIFVGTFLDELKKSSKDYNKDIETILNSITEFPELSDFHCAKFCTVDNSLGDAAEFDKLRNLITVTAVHQDQWERQLPTKWLKLELDLLKAMEKGTKVLQLAEVIEMNKSSIAALADEDEIKLALEYLHCTRSVIYFREFDTVVTDPQWFADFINIFVTDNRFLPTDDLPLFRKLKLYKSSGELTEEVIDGLLERKENEAFRPYRSALFAMMEKFGLIVQISKTVSQFTETYIVPSKLRVLQDVSDITSRVTSIQQLNNHISKTLCFVFNAYMSNELFQRILASVMKMYKLTSLPKRSVREATTGCGTTSDLKDCLYNGFVCFEVDDNYKMILSMHAQRSTIALTAFSTSEHKLPDDSGKLLRQSIEQIILNTLLMTNQEHFQFTHKLHCSFYLTPYDTPVQLYRVINSESGVPCKGGECQGQHRLSKTDAIYWGIEGSGDARYGFDISRDGAITSYRRPTPRELGRLSRLVEASRCEMLFVGLGLPYPEIEQTKWESTSLAGITIITKMFLKWTNTYPNQTFQHIAKAMEMVDMGTDRMDEVLELDEDSENQGGIVPIDVGRRVPSEEEIMKIADNIGNAYFNLFLELGLSPPTIEQQEVRFPNNIQSRLVALLRSWIDKFQTRATIGRLLTAMKYCQMDWYTTAQIWSPRPGNSGTASES, encoded by the exons ATGGCAGCAATGATGCCTCTTCTTGATGATGATG AAATACTGTTACATGAATCAGAACCAGATAAAAAGCGACGTCGAAAACACGCCAAAGAAGTAGACGCCATCCGTAAACATGCTTCCATGGAGACCACTTCTGACAAAGCCTACCTGTCTCTGTGGGATATGGGGGGACATGAAGCTTTTCAATCATCTCATACAATTTTTATCTCGTCTCACGGCGTGTATCTCCTGGTCTTCAGACTCACACATTTCCTCAAGGACAATCAGGAAACTG aTCGACTGAAGAAATGGATTCGTCTTATTGGTACATTTTCTTCAGGTGAACTAAATGCTCCTAAGTTCAAGACCCATGCTCCTCCGATCATATTTGTCGGCACGTTTCTCGATGAATTAAAGAAATCGTCAAAG GACTACAACAAAGACATAGAGACAATACTAAACAGTATAACAGAATTTCCAGAGCTTTCAGATTTTCATTGTGCCAAATTCTGCACGGTTGACAATAGCCTTGGTGATGCAGCTGAATTTGATAAACTTCGGAATCTCATAACAGTGACAGCCGTGCACCAAGATCAATGGGAGAGGCAACTACCAACTAAGTGGTTAAAACTAGAGCTGGACTTACTCAAGGCAATGGAAAAGGGCACGAAGGTACTCCAATTGGCAGAGGTCATAGAAATGAACAAATCGTCGATTGCCGCATTGGCAGATGAAGATGAAATCAAACTCGCATTGGA ATACCTGCACTGCACAAGGTCTGTGATTTATTTTCGAGAGTTTGACACAGTGGTTACGGACCCACAATGGTTTGcagattttataaacattttcgtCACGGATAATAGATTCTTACCTACAGACGACCTCCCGCTGTTCCGAAAATTGAAGTTGTACAAGTCAAGTGGAGAGCTGACTGAAGAGGTTATTGACGGTCTCCTCGAAAGAAAAGAAAACGAAGCTTTTCGTCCATACAGATCAGCACTCTTTGCAATGATGGAAAAATTTGGCTTGATAGTTCAAATTTCGAAAACAGTATCACAGTTCACGGAGACCTATATAGTTCCTAGCAAACTCAGAGTGCTACAAGACGTCAGCGATATCACAAGTAGGGTCACAAGTATCCAACAGCTAAATAATCATATCTCCAAAACACTGTGCTTTGTATTCAATGCATACATGTCTAATGAATTGTTCCAGCGAATATTGGCTAGCGTAATGAAGATGTACAAGCTGACGTCACTGCCAAAACGAAGTGTGAGAGAAGCAACTACCGGATGTGGGACAACATCAGACCTTAAAGATTGTCTCTATAACGGCTTTGTCTGCTTCGAAGTCGATGACAACTACAAAATGATTCTGTCCATGCATGCACAA CGATCCACCATTGCTTTGACAGCCTTCAGTACCTCAGAACACAAGCTTCCGGATGACTCTGGAAAACTCTTACGACAATCCATCGAGCAAATTATCCTGAACACATTGCTAATGACCAATCAGGAACACTTTCAATTCACGCACAAACTACATTGCAGCTTCTACCTGACTCCTTACGATACTCCGGTACAGCTATACAGAGTCATCAACTCAGAAAGCGGCGTACCATGCAAAGGAGGTGAATGCCAAGGACAACATCGTTTGTCTAAGACAGACGCCATTTACTGGGGAATTGAG GGTTCTGGAGATGCGCGATACGGTTTTGATATATCGA gGGATGGCGCCATTACGTCTTACCGCAGGCCAACTCCACGAGAACTTGGGCGTCTGTCCCGTCTGGTCGAGGCATCTAGATGCGAGATGCTATTTGTGGGCCTTGGTCTGCCTTACCCAGAAATTGAACAAACTAAATGGGAGTCAACCAGCCTGGCAGGAATCACAATCATCACCAAGATGTTTCTGAAATGGACAAATACCTACCCAAATCAGACATTCCAGCACATTGCTAAGGCTATGGAAATGGTCGACATGGGAACTGATCGTATGGACGAAGTTTTAGAATTAGACGAAGATTCAGAAAACCAAG GAGGCATAGTTCCCATTGATGTCGGAAGAAGAGTTCCCTCTGAAGAAGAGATCATGAAAATTGCCGACAATATTGGAAATGCATATTTCAACCTTTTCCTGGAGCTTGGGTTGTCTCCTCCCACTATAGAACAGCAAGAGGTGAGGTTTCCAAACAACATCCAGTCGAGATTGGTGGCTCTCCTCCGCAGTTGGATAGACAAGTTCCAAACCAGGGCCACTATCGGTAGGCTGCTGACAGCGatgaaatattgtcaaatgGATTGGTATACGACAGCGCAGATCTGGTCACCGCGGCCGGGGAATTCTGGTACAGCAAGTGAAAGCTAG